In one window of Phycisphaerales bacterium DNA:
- a CDS encoding ABC transporter ATP-binding protein, translated as MWLLTLASSAFALLQPWPVQVIVDSLVGSAPGWSGTFADLIPGADTTRGVAAWAAAAAVVIFALDAWVDVALTMRWVRVGQGGVYRLGRVVFARLLRRSPVFHARTPVGDSVGRVTGDSWCVYNAASSLLFAPMQALVVGLGSAAIMLRLNPWLGAVALASTPGVAWLSIVLGRRAHRAKSEERQSEARLESHVHQTFAGLAVVQAFAQEHREQARFGSLTAETLRTQRRTAVLGAMAGAGASGVATLALAGVLLLGAREVLSGRLTVGMLLVFIAYQTTLTGQLSSLASAWTSARGMTASAERVAEVIGTRPEVEEGGAPMPPAAALGVRFDRVSFAYEPGRPVLEEVSFAISPGETVAIVGPSGAGKSTLAMLVARLIDPQAGTVRIGGVDARDADLRELRSRVAVLFQEPQLLDGTVAENIRIGRPDASDEEVVSAARTAGAHDFITRLSDGYATEIGSRGHTLSGGERQRLALARALVRKAPILVLDEPTASLDAATERSLIDALETACEGRTTIIIAHRLSTVRRADRIVVLADARIHESGAHDALLNAGGLYARMWRRQCGHEPVGGVA; from the coding sequence ATGTGGCTCCTGACGCTGGCATCGTCCGCGTTCGCTCTGCTTCAACCCTGGCCGGTGCAGGTGATCGTGGATTCTCTGGTCGGCAGCGCTCCCGGGTGGAGTGGAACGTTCGCTGATCTCATCCCAGGGGCAGACACGACGCGGGGTGTGGCGGCGTGGGCCGCGGCCGCGGCGGTGGTCATCTTCGCCCTCGATGCCTGGGTTGATGTTGCGCTGACGATGCGGTGGGTGCGCGTCGGACAGGGAGGGGTCTACCGGCTGGGGCGAGTGGTCTTCGCCAGGCTGCTTCGCCGGTCGCCGGTGTTCCACGCCCGCACACCCGTTGGCGATTCGGTGGGGCGGGTGACCGGGGACTCGTGGTGCGTGTACAACGCCGCCTCGTCGCTGCTCTTCGCACCCATGCAGGCGCTGGTCGTGGGGCTGGGGAGCGCGGCCATCATGCTGCGGCTGAACCCGTGGCTGGGCGCCGTCGCTCTGGCGAGCACGCCGGGCGTAGCGTGGCTCTCGATCGTCCTTGGGCGGCGGGCTCACCGGGCGAAGTCGGAGGAGCGGCAGAGCGAAGCGAGGTTGGAGTCGCATGTCCACCAGACCTTTGCGGGCTTGGCCGTTGTGCAGGCATTCGCTCAGGAGCATCGCGAGCAGGCGAGATTCGGATCTCTCACGGCCGAGACGCTCAGGACGCAGCGGAGGACCGCGGTTCTCGGCGCCATGGCAGGTGCAGGGGCGAGTGGTGTGGCCACCCTTGCCCTGGCCGGCGTGCTGCTTCTGGGGGCGCGCGAGGTTCTGTCGGGCCGTCTGACTGTCGGCATGCTGCTGGTGTTCATCGCCTACCAGACCACCCTCACCGGGCAGCTCTCATCCCTGGCGTCGGCGTGGACCTCCGCCAGGGGCATGACCGCGAGCGCGGAGCGTGTTGCCGAGGTCATTGGCACACGGCCAGAGGTCGAAGAAGGGGGCGCGCCGATGCCGCCAGCGGCCGCGCTTGGCGTGAGGTTCGACCGGGTTAGCTTCGCGTATGAGCCCGGACGGCCCGTGCTCGAGGAGGTTTCCTTCGCCATCTCACCGGGCGAGACGGTGGCGATCGTCGGCCCGAGTGGAGCGGGCAAGAGCACGCTCGCGATGCTGGTCGCCCGATTGATCGACCCGCAGGCGGGCACCGTCCGCATCGGCGGCGTGGACGCGAGGGATGCCGACCTGCGGGAGCTCCGCTCCCGGGTTGCGGTACTGTTCCAGGAACCGCAGCTGCTCGACGGCACGGTCGCGGAGAACATCCGGATCGGACGGCCGGATGCCTCCGACGAGGAGGTCGTGAGCGCCGCCCGAACGGCTGGCGCTCATGACTTCATCACACGTCTTTCGGACGGCTACGCGACTGAGATCGGGTCCCGCGGACACACACTTTCTGGCGGTGAACGGCAGCGGCTGGCGCTCGCGAGGGCGCTGGTCCGAAAGGCACCCATCCTGGTGCTAGATGAGCCCACCGCCAGCCTTGACGCCGCGACCGAACGCTCGCTCATCGATGCGCTTGAAACCGCCTGTGAGGGGCGGACCACCATCATCATCGCCCACCGCCTCTCCACCGTCAGGAGGGCGGACCGGATTGTGGTGCTCGCCGACGCACGCATCCACGAGTCGGGCGCGCATGACGCACTGCTCAATGCGGGTGGGCTCTACGCGAGGATGTGGCGCCGCCAGTGCGGGCATGAGCCCGTCGGGGGGGTGGCATGA
- a CDS encoding ABC transporter ATP-binding protein: MLTYGRRRRAGLGVLAWLMLAEAALSALLPWPMKVLVDNVLGTEPLPAPLSSITEGWGTWGLIGAAVLCVVCVHGAVSLLNVAQAGLNTSVGQRLSYDLAADVYAQLQGLSLRSHARRSIGDLMRRVTEDCTSITTILRDSLLPAAAAVVTIAIAAGMMLALNVKLTLLAAIAVPALALIVRRYTPAIYDRGYEYAQSEADIWDDAERSLVAAPMLQAFTAEPLAEARISRTYDRVLTSAVALTRAQFRLKVLSGAVASVAGAGMLIVGAHEVQSGRLTVGGLLVFLAYLAMLYAPLDTLSQSMSSGTQAAGAARRVREVLEEQQEVHDLPGAAALAIPPTKAAEVEFRCVTWGYEPGRAAINGVDLRLPAGRTVALVGPSGAGKSTLAAMIARLCDPWSGEVRVEGADVRDLTVRSVRDHVALVQQETYLFPMSVADNIAYGRPGATMDEVAAAAKAAGIHDHINSLPQRYQTVVGERGATLSGGERQRIAIARALLKNAPILILDEPTSALDAMTEASILEALRAARRGRTTLVIAHRLATVRHADRIIVMERGRIVASGTHEELVTAGGWYAEMCRLQLGEPATGGPAHG; this comes from the coding sequence GTGCTCACCTACGGCCGCCGACGCCGCGCGGGACTGGGCGTGCTCGCGTGGCTCATGCTGGCGGAGGCGGCGCTGAGCGCGCTGCTCCCGTGGCCGATGAAGGTGCTGGTGGACAATGTGCTGGGAACCGAGCCGCTCCCGGCTCCGCTCTCGTCGATCACCGAGGGATGGGGAACCTGGGGCCTGATTGGCGCCGCAGTCCTGTGTGTCGTGTGCGTTCACGGCGCCGTCAGCCTGCTCAATGTCGCGCAGGCCGGGCTGAACACCTCCGTTGGACAGCGGCTCTCGTACGACCTGGCGGCGGATGTGTACGCCCAGTTGCAGGGCCTTTCGCTCAGGTCACACGCGAGGCGCTCGATCGGTGACCTGATGCGGCGGGTCACCGAGGACTGCACCTCGATCACGACGATTCTCCGCGACTCCCTCCTTCCTGCGGCCGCCGCGGTCGTGACGATCGCCATCGCCGCCGGCATGATGCTGGCACTCAATGTGAAGCTCACCTTGCTCGCCGCGATCGCGGTACCTGCCCTCGCGCTGATCGTGCGCCGCTACACACCCGCCATCTACGACCGCGGCTATGAGTATGCCCAGTCGGAAGCGGACATCTGGGACGACGCGGAACGGTCGCTGGTCGCCGCGCCCATGCTCCAGGCCTTCACCGCGGAGCCGCTGGCAGAGGCGAGGATCTCGCGGACGTACGACCGTGTACTCACGAGCGCGGTGGCGTTGACACGCGCGCAGTTCCGCCTGAAGGTGCTCAGTGGGGCGGTGGCCTCCGTCGCGGGAGCGGGCATGCTGATCGTCGGTGCACACGAGGTGCAGAGCGGCAGGCTGACGGTGGGAGGCTTGCTCGTGTTCCTGGCCTACCTTGCCATGCTATATGCGCCACTCGACACGCTCTCTCAGTCGATGAGCAGCGGCACGCAGGCGGCGGGGGCCGCGCGGCGGGTGCGCGAGGTGCTGGAGGAGCAGCAGGAGGTCCACGATCTTCCAGGCGCTGCAGCGCTGGCCATTCCTCCCACGAAGGCCGCCGAGGTTGAGTTCCGTTGCGTCACCTGGGGGTACGAGCCCGGGCGTGCTGCAATCAATGGCGTCGATCTCAGGCTCCCGGCCGGACGCACGGTGGCCCTGGTGGGGCCGAGCGGCGCGGGCAAGAGTACGCTCGCGGCCATGATCGCCCGCCTGTGCGATCCATGGTCTGGCGAAGTGCGGGTCGAAGGCGCAGACGTGCGCGACCTGACGGTGCGCAGCGTCCGCGACCACGTCGCGTTGGTGCAGCAGGAGACCTACCTGTTCCCGATGAGCGTGGCCGACAACATCGCGTACGGGCGGCCGGGCGCAACGATGGATGAGGTGGCGGCCGCCGCGAAGGCGGCCGGCATCCACGACCACATCAACTCGCTCCCGCAGCGCTACCAGACCGTCGTGGGAGAGCGTGGGGCCACGCTCTCCGGGGGTGAGCGTCAGCGGATTGCCATCGCGCGGGCGCTGCTGAAGAACGCGCCCATTCTGATCCTCGATGAGCCGACCAGCGCACTCGATGCCATGACCGAGGCAAGCATCCTGGAGGCCCTCCGCGCCGCGCGCCGGGGCCGCACCACCCTGGTCATCGCCCACAGGCTGGCCACGGTGCGGCATGCAGACCGGATCATCGTCATGGAGCGCGGAAGGATCGTGGCGAGCGGCACGCACGAGGAGCTTGTAACGGCCGGCGGGTGGTACGCCGAAATGTGCCGTTTGCAGCTGGGAGAGCCCGCAACAGGAGGGCCCGCGCATGGCTGA
- a CDS encoding acyltransferase, whose amino-acid sequence MHLALGEHAQLVIGDWCHLSSVMLLSEERIEIGSYVAIGWNTAIADTDFHPIAPAQRQQDAIACSPIAAGERRPPAVSRPVIIEDDVWIGPCATILKGVRIGRGAVVEAGSLITRDVPAGARVMGNPAKVVS is encoded by the coding sequence GTGCACCTCGCCCTTGGAGAGCATGCCCAGCTCGTCATCGGGGACTGGTGCCACCTCTCGTCGGTGATGCTCCTGAGCGAGGAGCGGATCGAGATTGGGAGCTATGTGGCCATTGGCTGGAACACGGCGATCGCCGACACGGACTTCCACCCGATCGCGCCGGCGCAGCGGCAGCAGGACGCAATCGCCTGCTCCCCCATTGCTGCCGGGGAGCGCCGACCCCCAGCGGTCTCGCGCCCCGTCATCATCGAGGATGATGTCTGGATCGGTCCCTGCGCCACCATTCTGAAAGGGGTGCGGATCGGACGCGGCGCGGTGGTGGAGGCTGGCTCGCTCATCACCCGCGATGTTCCGGCCGGCGCCCGGGTCATGGGCAACCCAGCGAAGGTGGTGAGCTGA
- a CDS encoding acyltransferase — protein MPRRIPHDWHPGSIPDNVEIHPRALIETALCFEGFRSELAVGLTVEEGAALYTGTMLDVGPHGLVRIGRCCMLNNLLIRCDELVEIGDYALLSWNVVIMDSYRTDFDLEARRMALRNAASRSDRRLGEAAPTRPVRLGRNVWVGFDTCILPGVTIGEGAIVGARSVVCTDIPPMTIAGGNPARVIRAIEEGDDA, from the coding sequence ATGCCCCGCAGAATCCCACACGACTGGCACCCGGGCAGCATCCCCGACAACGTGGAGATCCACCCGCGTGCGCTGATCGAGACCGCTCTCTGCTTCGAGGGCTTCCGCAGTGAACTGGCCGTCGGGCTCACCGTCGAGGAGGGCGCGGCGCTGTACACGGGCACGATGCTGGATGTCGGGCCGCACGGCCTGGTCCGCATTGGGCGCTGCTGCATGCTGAACAACCTGCTGATCCGCTGCGATGAGCTGGTCGAGATCGGCGACTATGCGCTGCTGTCGTGGAACGTGGTGATCATGGACTCCTACCGCACCGACTTCGATCTGGAGGCCCGCCGCATGGCCCTCCGCAATGCCGCGAGCAGGTCGGACCGCCGCCTGGGCGAGGCCGCCCCTACGCGCCCGGTCCGGCTCGGGCGCAATGTCTGGGTTGGTTTCGATACGTGCATCCTCCCGGGCGTGACCATCGGGGAGGGCGCCATCGTGGGGGCACGCTCCGTCGTGTGCACCGACATCCCCCCGATGACCATCGCGGGCGGGAACCCGGCACGCGTGATCCGCGCAATCGAGGAGGGCGACGATGCCTGA
- a CDS encoding glycosyltransferase, whose translation MKIAQVATSSGPVRQDQTGSVESLVWLLTRELIALGHQVTVFGCGGAEVPAGAEFVRTHPGAYGMPGTPSDWQVCDWMTLAQAVGESHRFDVIHSHAYLWGLPLQPLSHCPMVHTLHTTPYDDEELLAARFPDAAIVGVSHFQWSSRRLTPTGVVYHGVDPTAFTFRRESGGYLCYLGRFIAGKGPLEAIRVAKELAMPIMLAGPRNEYFDEHIACRIDGEAVRYAGAVDRAERDALLGGAAALLYPLSEPEPFGLVQVEAMMCGTPVVATRTGATPEVIDNGTTGVLVSSHAELARAVALALRLPRELVRARAKERFTARRMATEYAAIYGRLHEPAAART comes from the coding sequence GTGAAGATCGCCCAAGTCGCAACCAGCAGCGGGCCAGTCCGCCAGGACCAGACCGGGAGCGTTGAAAGCCTGGTGTGGCTGCTGACGCGCGAACTGATCGCCCTCGGGCACCAGGTGACGGTGTTCGGCTGCGGAGGAGCGGAAGTGCCGGCGGGTGCCGAGTTCGTCCGTACCCACCCGGGTGCCTATGGGATGCCGGGCACCCCGTCGGACTGGCAGGTCTGCGACTGGATGACGCTGGCGCAGGCGGTCGGTGAGTCCCACCGTTTCGATGTGATCCACAGCCACGCGTACCTGTGGGGATTGCCGCTGCAGCCATTGTCACACTGCCCGATGGTCCACACGCTCCACACAACGCCGTACGACGACGAGGAGCTGCTCGCGGCCCGCTTCCCGGACGCGGCGATCGTTGGAGTGTCGCACTTCCAATGGTCCTCACGACGGCTGACGCCCACCGGCGTGGTCTACCACGGCGTCGATCCGACGGCCTTCACGTTCAGGCGCGAGTCCGGTGGCTATCTCTGCTATTTGGGCCGGTTCATCGCGGGCAAGGGCCCGCTCGAGGCAATAAGGGTTGCGAAGGAGCTCGCGATGCCCATCATGCTGGCTGGCCCGCGCAACGAGTACTTTGACGAGCACATCGCATGTCGGATTGATGGCGAGGCCGTGCGTTACGCCGGGGCGGTGGATCGGGCCGAGCGTGACGCCTTGCTTGGCGGCGCCGCCGCGCTGCTGTACCCGCTTAGCGAGCCCGAACCCTTCGGACTGGTGCAGGTCGAGGCGATGATGTGCGGCACGCCGGTGGTTGCGACGCGGACGGGGGCCACGCCCGAGGTGATCGATAACGGCACCACAGGAGTGCTTGTCAGCAGTCATGCAGAGCTCGCGCGGGCGGTCGCCTTGGCCCTCAGACTTCCACGCGAGCTCGTCAGGGCACGGGCGAAGGAGCGTTTCACCGCGCGGCGGATGGCTACCGAGTACGCTGCCATCTACGGCCGCCTTCATGAACCAGCTGCCGCGCGCACCTAA
- a CDS encoding FG-GAP-like repeat-containing protein — MVRVLVAAAAAMIPAASTLATWSILLVDTRTGEIAVGSATCLTNLDLQALTPVLVVGVGACTAQSAGDTSQLNRTFIRDRILDGMPPGDILQALNLFDQAHFTRQYGFVDVRGNAATFTGAGAGEWAGGQTGSFYYSYAGQSGQIVYAVQGNVLTGAPVVEAAVQAIHATEGDVAARFMAGMEAARLMGGDGRCSCPSGTTTCGAPPASFTKSAHIGYMLIARAGDRDGASGVYLASVNPAEFAVADITGDGKPEVAATPSGSTNAFILTNVTPAGSPFARFSPATAVPVLSGTRIVDFADFTGDGVLDLLAVGTSAASVNPGLGNLTFGPRRDTAIPMTPLLARVGGITPGNGPDVVALSTTSSTLMTLINDGAGTLGAPLTMAAGSSSTAVSLTDVDGNGSTDALVVSRGSTPRLLVYKGNNNGTYTPGTHAVIPLVSVGLATADFDHDGDVDAAVVSQSTPRMLTIYSNNGAGVFSLAGTHNLDLTPTSVVTGDFNGDTHADLAVLTSTSQFMHFRGSGTGAFTLLGLSHLGFASTRLVASDLTGDGRSDLIFNAPGSGVGITTPRADGTFAAKGGTAGGDYFMSLNVPNTIAADPDPVLTLRTQFDAWRTSLEGRVDAVQSLVETTRLQTYGAGARSGVMRVTLRDWRGQTVTGAGLALSVARMPGGSGAVTAGQAMQVAPGVFELSLTSMGDSLAPDQFEVAVQDGTRRVLLMPRVSVRQWQCPADFNGDGESGTDDDIMALFRCIGGHCCELCLDSDVNGDGDAATDQDIEAFFAALGGGCG, encoded by the coding sequence GTGGTTCGAGTTCTCGTCGCTGCCGCCGCTGCGATGATCCCCGCCGCTTCCACGCTCGCCACGTGGTCCATCCTGCTGGTGGACACCCGCACAGGCGAGATCGCTGTTGGCTCTGCGACGTGCCTGACCAACCTGGACCTTCAGGCGCTCACGCCGGTGCTGGTGGTAGGCGTCGGCGCGTGCACGGCACAGTCGGCCGGTGACACCTCGCAACTCAACCGTACGTTCATCCGCGACCGCATCCTGGACGGAATGCCTCCCGGGGACATCCTCCAGGCGCTCAACCTCTTTGACCAGGCGCACTTCACTCGCCAGTACGGGTTTGTCGATGTGCGCGGGAACGCCGCGACGTTTACTGGTGCCGGGGCCGGCGAATGGGCGGGCGGGCAGACGGGTTCGTTCTACTACAGCTACGCGGGTCAGTCGGGGCAGATCGTGTACGCCGTGCAGGGGAACGTGCTGACCGGCGCACCGGTGGTGGAGGCCGCGGTGCAGGCTATCCATGCAACAGAGGGTGATGTCGCGGCCCGGTTTATGGCAGGAATGGAAGCGGCTCGGCTGATGGGCGGCGATGGGCGCTGCTCGTGCCCGAGCGGGACCACCACGTGCGGGGCTCCGCCGGCGAGTTTCACGAAGTCGGCTCACATCGGCTACATGCTGATCGCCCGTGCCGGCGACCGCGACGGAGCCTCGGGCGTGTACCTCGCCAGCGTGAACCCGGCGGAGTTCGCGGTGGCTGACATCACGGGTGACGGCAAGCCGGAGGTCGCGGCCACGCCTTCGGGCTCAACCAACGCGTTCATCCTCACGAACGTGACTCCCGCGGGGTCGCCGTTCGCACGCTTCTCGCCGGCAACCGCGGTGCCGGTCCTCTCCGGCACACGCATCGTCGACTTCGCGGACTTCACGGGTGATGGCGTGCTGGACCTGCTTGCGGTGGGAACTTCGGCGGCGAGCGTCAATCCCGGGCTTGGGAACCTCACATTCGGCCCTCGCCGCGACACGGCCATCCCGATGACACCGCTGCTGGCGCGGGTCGGCGGCATCACGCCAGGCAACGGCCCTGATGTGGTCGCGCTGAGCACGACCAGCAGCACGCTGATGACCCTCATCAACGACGGGGCCGGCACGCTGGGCGCCCCGCTCACCATGGCTGCGGGTTCGAGTTCTACCGCGGTTTCATTGACCGATGTGGATGGCAATGGGAGTACGGATGCGCTCGTTGTTTCCAGGGGCAGCACGCCCCGGCTGCTGGTGTACAAGGGCAACAACAACGGCACGTACACGCCAGGCACTCACGCGGTCATTCCTCTCGTGTCGGTCGGCCTTGCGACGGCAGACTTCGACCACGACGGCGATGTCGACGCGGCGGTCGTGTCCCAGAGCACGCCGCGAATGCTGACGATCTACAGCAACAACGGCGCGGGCGTGTTCTCGCTCGCGGGCACGCACAACCTTGACCTGACCCCCACCAGCGTGGTGACGGGCGACTTCAATGGCGACACGCACGCGGACCTCGCGGTCCTGACGTCCACGAGTCAGTTCATGCACTTCCGCGGCAGCGGGACGGGCGCGTTTACGCTGCTCGGTCTCAGCCATCTTGGGTTCGCGAGCACGCGCCTGGTTGCTTCGGACCTGACCGGAGACGGTCGCAGCGACCTTATTTTCAACGCACCGGGCAGCGGCGTTGGGATCACGACACCGCGGGCTGACGGCACGTTCGCGGCAAAGGGTGGCACCGCGGGCGGCGACTACTTCATGTCGCTGAATGTGCCGAATACCATTGCCGCTGACCCGGACCCGGTACTCACGCTGCGGACGCAGTTTGACGCCTGGCGCACATCGCTTGAGGGTCGTGTGGACGCGGTTCAGAGCCTGGTGGAGACCACGCGGCTGCAGACGTACGGGGCGGGGGCGCGCTCAGGGGTGATGCGCGTCACGCTCCGCGACTGGCGCGGCCAGACCGTTACAGGCGCGGGCCTCGCTCTGAGCGTCGCCCGTATGCCGGGCGGGAGCGGCGCCGTGACCGCCGGGCAGGCCATGCAGGTCGCGCCCGGAGTATTCGAGCTATCGCTGACGAGCATGGGCGACTCGCTCGCGCCGGATCAGTTCGAAGTGGCCGTGCAGGACGGCACGCGGCGCGTGCTCCTGATGCCGCGGGTCAGCGTCCGGCAGTGGCAGTGCCCGGCGGACTTCAATGGCGACGGTGAGTCCGGGACCGATGACGACATCATGGCTCTCTTCCGCTGCATCGGCGGGCACTGCTGCGAGCTGTGCCTGGACTCGGATGTGAACGGGGATGGCGACGCCGCGACTGATCAGGACATCGAGGCGTTCTTCGCGGCCCTGGGCGGCGGCTGCGGCTGA
- the ftsY gene encoding signal recognition particle-docking protein FtsY, whose amino-acid sequence MSFFKSIFGKVKQGFEKGLEKTREAFVTGVTGVRSLLLGRKLDEELIKELENRMLSADVGVKTTSRLIENIRADYHSGKMTSGDQVLDYMKSEIKRLWPAEERSLKLAPIGPTVILMTGVNGVGKTTSIAKLCQTLRSQGKSVMLGACDTFRAGAVKQLEVWAERLGVEVVKGQQGGDPAAVAFDACAAAKARRVDVLILDTAGRLQTQDPLMRQLGKIRNVISKQIEGAPHEVLLVLDATSGQNALRQAEEFGKVAGVTGIFLSKLDGTAKGGIVIAVREVTSIPVKFVGVGETPEDVQPFDPEAFVEALFAA is encoded by the coding sequence ATGAGCTTCTTCAAGTCCATCTTCGGCAAGGTCAAGCAGGGCTTCGAGAAGGGGCTGGAGAAGACCCGCGAGGCGTTCGTCACCGGCGTCACCGGCGTCCGCTCGCTGCTGCTGGGCCGCAAGCTCGATGAGGAGCTCATCAAAGAGCTCGAGAACCGCATGCTCTCGGCCGATGTGGGCGTGAAGACCACGTCGCGCCTGATCGAGAACATCCGCGCCGATTACCACTCCGGGAAGATGACCAGCGGCGATCAGGTGCTGGATTACATGAAGTCCGAGATCAAACGGCTGTGGCCCGCGGAGGAGCGGTCGCTCAAGCTCGCGCCCATCGGACCCACGGTGATCCTGATGACCGGCGTCAACGGCGTGGGCAAGACGACCTCGATCGCCAAGCTGTGCCAGACGCTGCGGTCGCAGGGGAAGTCGGTGATGCTGGGCGCGTGCGACACTTTTCGCGCGGGCGCGGTCAAGCAGCTCGAGGTGTGGGCCGAGCGGCTGGGCGTCGAGGTTGTCAAGGGTCAGCAGGGCGGTGACCCCGCGGCCGTGGCGTTCGACGCCTGCGCCGCGGCCAAGGCCCGGCGCGTGGATGTGCTCATCCTGGACACCGCGGGGAGGTTGCAGACGCAGGACCCGCTCATGAGGCAGCTGGGCAAGATCCGCAATGTGATCAGCAAGCAGATCGAGGGCGCGCCGCATGAAGTCCTGCTCGTGCTCGACGCGACCAGCGGTCAGAACGCGTTGCGGCAGGCCGAGGAGTTCGGCAAGGTGGCGGGCGTCACAGGCATCTTCCTGAGCAAGCTCGACGGGACGGCCAAGGGAGGGATTGTGATCGCCGTGCGTGAGGTGACCTCAATCCCGGTGAAGTTCGTTGGGGTGGGAGAAACGCCTGAGGACGTGCAGCCATTCGACCCTGAGGCGTTCGTCGAGGCGCTGTTCGCGGCCTGA
- the nusB gene encoding transcription antitermination factor NusB, with product MSTPKSPEELRTLAYTGVFQLSGAVEGAVSGGVTGGEDELSQLPRRAADQVMNMAARRLAFQLLYELDQKRPGDADAAMVVRDALKGVRDLGPVAAEVVSELVLGAWSARSAADAEYRELAPEWPTHRQAAVDRALLRLAHFEMSSGRNPAKVVVNETVELAKHFSTEKAPGFINALLDKVMKRVESRPNLASGGEAPGEAAQG from the coding sequence ATGAGCACGCCCAAGTCACCCGAGGAACTGCGGACGCTGGCCTACACCGGCGTGTTCCAGCTCTCCGGGGCGGTCGAGGGCGCGGTGTCGGGCGGTGTGACCGGAGGTGAGGACGAGCTGTCGCAGCTACCCCGTCGCGCGGCCGACCAGGTGATGAACATGGCGGCGCGGCGGTTGGCGTTCCAGCTGCTGTACGAGCTGGACCAGAAGCGCCCCGGCGACGCGGACGCGGCGATGGTGGTGCGCGACGCGCTCAAGGGCGTGCGCGACCTCGGCCCGGTCGCGGCGGAGGTCGTGTCCGAGCTTGTGCTGGGGGCGTGGTCCGCGCGGAGCGCCGCCGACGCGGAGTACCGCGAGCTCGCGCCGGAGTGGCCGACGCACCGGCAAGCGGCCGTCGATCGGGCGTTGCTGCGGCTGGCGCACTTCGAGATGAGCAGCGGCCGCAACCCGGCGAAGGTCGTCGTGAACGAGACGGTGGAGCTGGCCAAGCACTTTTCCACCGAGAAGGCACCGGGGTTTATCAACGCGCTGCTCGACAAGGTGATGAAGCGGGTCGAGAGCCGCCCCAATCTGGCGAGCGGCGGCGAGGCCCCGGGAGAAGCGGCGCAGGGATGA
- the ribH gene encoding 6,7-dimethyl-8-ribityllumazine synthase — protein sequence MAKRNDREPEPPRVAVVVSRYNATVTERLLDGALTAYADRVGVGAVDVITAPGAFELPALCLGAAREGAEAVVALGCLIKGETMHDRVIADAVAQGLINVTIVTGVPVTFGVLTVNSAAQAMSRSGGKEGNKGADAMNAALDVLQVSNGERAASWAGGAGLPSPVKDKLKRSPRR from the coding sequence ATGGCCAAGCGAAACGACCGTGAGCCCGAACCGCCCCGCGTCGCTGTCGTCGTGTCGCGCTACAACGCGACCGTTACGGAGCGGCTGCTGGATGGTGCGCTTACTGCGTACGCCGATCGAGTCGGGGTAGGAGCGGTGGATGTGATCACGGCACCCGGCGCGTTCGAGCTGCCGGCGCTGTGCCTGGGCGCGGCCCGCGAGGGTGCGGAGGCGGTGGTCGCGCTCGGGTGCCTCATCAAGGGCGAGACCATGCACGACCGCGTGATTGCGGACGCGGTGGCGCAGGGGCTCATCAACGTGACCATTGTCACCGGCGTTCCGGTCACCTTCGGCGTGCTGACTGTCAACAGCGCGGCACAGGCGATGTCCCGCTCGGGCGGCAAGGAAGGAAATAAGGGCGCTGACGCGATGAACGCGGCGCTGGATGTTCTTCAGGTTTCGAATGGAGAGCGGGCCGCATCATGGGCCGGCGGCGCGGGGCTACCGTCGCCGGTGAAGGATAAGCTGAAACGGAGCCCGCGCCGATGA